Proteins found in one Labrus bergylta chromosome 8, fLabBer1.1, whole genome shotgun sequence genomic segment:
- the LOC109986595 gene encoding serum paraoxonase/arylesterase 2 isoform X2: MEFSLAYREVSVKHLNCQSLKNIEYGAEDITILRDGLAFISTGLHYPGGPSFSDEPGKLYILDLLHPKPKPVELQIKGELDLSSFNPHGISVYTDEADDSVYLFVVNHPQYKSQVEIFKFVEENTLVHLKTIIHPLLHSVNDIVAVGVESFYATNDHSFPNDALHLTVLLGLRWCEVVYYSPNEVRVAASGFLSANGINISPDKRYIYVADSIGHDVQVFERKEGEQLVFVKSVDLGSLCDNIEVDHRTGDLWLGCHPNGMKLFNYNPKDPPGSEVILIKSIHSEQPVVSQEYADNGKVIMASSVAARFEGKLLIGSVFHKALYCDLK; the protein is encoded by the exons AT GGAGTTCAGCCTTGCTTACAGAGAAGTGTCTGTGAAACACCTCAACTGTCAATCCTTAAAGAATATAG AATATGGGGCAGAGGATATCACAATACTAAGAGATGGACTGGCCTTTATAAGCACA GGGTTACATTATCCTGGAGGGCCTTCTTTCTCTGATGAACCCGGGAAATTGTACATTTTGGATCTCCTGCACCCTAAGCCAAAACCAGTGGAGCTCCAAATCAAAGGAGAGCTTGACCTCAGCTCTTTTAACCCTCATGGCATCAGTGTGTACACTGATGAAGCAG ATgactctgtttacctgtttgtgGTCAATCACCCTCAGTACAAAAGCCAAGTAGAGAtcttcaaatttgttgaagagAACACACTTGTGCACCTGAAAACTATcatccaccccctcctccacaG TGTAAATGACATAGTTGCTGTTGGAGTCGAGAGCTTCTACGCCACAAATGATCACTCCTTTCCAAATGATGCACTTCACCTGACTGTCCTCCTGGGTCTCCGCTGGTGTGAGGTGGTCTACTACAGTCCCAATGAAGTGAGGGTGGCGGCTAGCGGCTTCCTGAGTGCAAATGGCATCAACATTTCTCCGGACAAACG GTATATTTATGTTGCTGATAGTATAGGCCATGACGTACAAGTTTTTGAGAGGAAAGAAGGGGAACAACTAGTGTTTGTTAAG TCTGTAGATTTGGGGTCACTTTGTGATAACATCGAGGTGGACCACCGGACAGGTGACCTATGGCTGGGTTGTCATCCAAATGGCATGAAGCTTTTCAACTATAACCCTAAAGATCCCCCTGGCTCAGAG GTTATCCTGATCAAGAGCATTCACTCGGAGCAGCCAGTGGTGAGCCAAGAGTACGCTGATAATGGCAAAGTGATCATGGCCTCCAGTGTGGCAGCTCGCTTTGAGGGAAAGCTGCTTATCGGCAGTGTTTTTCACAAAGCCCTGTACTGTGATTTGAAATAA
- the LOC109986595 gene encoding serum paraoxonase/arylesterase 2 isoform X1, giving the protein MAAMRKALIAALVAAFAAFIGHQYLKLMEFSLAYREVSVKHLNCQSLKNIEYGAEDITILRDGLAFISTGLHYPGGPSFSDEPGKLYILDLLHPKPKPVELQIKGELDLSSFNPHGISVYTDEADDSVYLFVVNHPQYKSQVEIFKFVEENTLVHLKTIIHPLLHSVNDIVAVGVESFYATNDHSFPNDALHLTVLLGLRWCEVVYYSPNEVRVAASGFLSANGINISPDKRYIYVADSIGHDVQVFERKEGEQLVFVKSVDLGSLCDNIEVDHRTGDLWLGCHPNGMKLFNYNPKDPPGSEVILIKSIHSEQPVVSQEYADNGKVIMASSVAARFEGKLLIGSVFHKALYCDLK; this is encoded by the exons ATGGCTGCCATGAGGAAAGCACTAATTGCTGCTCTTGTCGCTGCTTTTGCAGCTTTTATTGGACATCAATACCTTAAATTAAT GGAGTTCAGCCTTGCTTACAGAGAAGTGTCTGTGAAACACCTCAACTGTCAATCCTTAAAGAATATAG AATATGGGGCAGAGGATATCACAATACTAAGAGATGGACTGGCCTTTATAAGCACA GGGTTACATTATCCTGGAGGGCCTTCTTTCTCTGATGAACCCGGGAAATTGTACATTTTGGATCTCCTGCACCCTAAGCCAAAACCAGTGGAGCTCCAAATCAAAGGAGAGCTTGACCTCAGCTCTTTTAACCCTCATGGCATCAGTGTGTACACTGATGAAGCAG ATgactctgtttacctgtttgtgGTCAATCACCCTCAGTACAAAAGCCAAGTAGAGAtcttcaaatttgttgaagagAACACACTTGTGCACCTGAAAACTATcatccaccccctcctccacaG TGTAAATGACATAGTTGCTGTTGGAGTCGAGAGCTTCTACGCCACAAATGATCACTCCTTTCCAAATGATGCACTTCACCTGACTGTCCTCCTGGGTCTCCGCTGGTGTGAGGTGGTCTACTACAGTCCCAATGAAGTGAGGGTGGCGGCTAGCGGCTTCCTGAGTGCAAATGGCATCAACATTTCTCCGGACAAACG GTATATTTATGTTGCTGATAGTATAGGCCATGACGTACAAGTTTTTGAGAGGAAAGAAGGGGAACAACTAGTGTTTGTTAAG TCTGTAGATTTGGGGTCACTTTGTGATAACATCGAGGTGGACCACCGGACAGGTGACCTATGGCTGGGTTGTCATCCAAATGGCATGAAGCTTTTCAACTATAACCCTAAAGATCCCCCTGGCTCAGAG GTTATCCTGATCAAGAGCATTCACTCGGAGCAGCCAGTGGTGAGCCAAGAGTACGCTGATAATGGCAAAGTGATCATGGCCTCCAGTGTGGCAGCTCGCTTTGAGGGAAAGCTGCTTATCGGCAGTGTTTTTCACAAAGCCCTGTACTGTGATTTGAAATAA
- the LOC109986593 gene encoding serum paraoxonase/arylesterase 2 yields MGKLVWISIIIAGLSAFLGERVVNFRKRALASRELVKNHLPNCVPLKNLDHGSEDITILGNGLALISTGLQYPGMPTSDGPGRIFVLDMNDSRLKPVELRMPRNFDLESFNPHGISVYIDPSDDTVNLFVVSHPEHKSQVELFKFVEDDFSLVHLKTIKHELLHSVNDIVAVGVESFYATNDHYFTNPLIKGLVEPFLAQPWSNVVYYSPEDVKVVSEGYYFANGINISPDKSHIYVADLFDHNVHVLERKEDNSLVSIKSVDVGSLVDNIELDPETGDLWLGCHPNGLKAFMFDPNDPAGSEVIRIQNIHSDQPVVTQVYADDGHVLIGSSVAATYGGKLLIGTVFHKGLCCDLN; encoded by the exons ATGGGAAAGTTAGTCTGGATCTCGATTATTATAGCTGGCTTGTCCGCGTTTTTAGGAGAGAGGGTCGTCAacttcag GAAAAGGGCACTCGCTTCAAGGGAGCTGGTTAAGAATCATCTCCCAAACTGTGTCCCACTGAAAAATCTGG ATCATGGCTCCGAGGACATCACGATTCTTGGTAATGGGCTTGCCCTCATCAGCACT GGCCTGCAGTATCCTGGCATGCCAACCTCAGATGGGCCCGGGAGGATCTTTGTTCTTGACATGAATGATTCCCGGTTGAAGCCAGTGGAGCTGCGCATGCCAAGAAACTTTGATCTGGAGTCTTTTAACCCTCATGGCATCAGTGTATACATCGATccaagtg atgACACAGTAAACCTCTTTGTTGTCAGTCATCCTGAACACAAAAGCCAGGTTGAACTGTTCAAATTTGTTGAGGATGACTTCTCGCTGGTGCATCTGAAAACCATCAAACATGAACTTCTCCACAG tgTAAATGACATTGTTGCGGTAGGAGTTGAATCCTTCTATGCAACCAACGATCACTACTTCACAAATCCATTGATAAAAGGTCTAGTGGAGCCTTTCCTGGCCCAGCCTTGGTCAAATGTTGTGTACTACAGCCCTGAAGATGTGAAGGTGGTCTCAGAGGGATATTACTTTGCAAATGGCATCAATATTTCACCAGACAAAAG CCATATATATGTAGCAGATCTCTTTGACCATAATGTGCATGTGCTTGAACGGAAAGAAGACAATTCATTGGTCTCTATAAAG TCTGTGGATGTTGGGTCACTGGTTGACAACATTGAACTCGACCCTGAAACTGGGGACCTGTGGTTGGGCTGTCACCCAAATGGATTGAAAGCTTTCATGTTTGACCCTAACGACCCAGCTGGATCAGAG GTCATCCGCATCCAGAACATTCATTCTGACCAGCCAGTGGTGACTCAGGTGTACGCTGATGACGGCCATGTGCTCATTGGCTCCTCTGTAGCTGCTACCTACGGGGGAAAGTTGCTCATCGGCACTGTTTTCCATAAAGGCTTGTGCTGTGATCTGAATTAG